Proteins found in one Planctomycetes bacterium MalM25 genomic segment:
- the rplL_2 gene encoding 50S ribosomal protein L7/L12 has product MSDEAVAEAAETSFSDAIKEMGDKIVGLTLKEAKELSDYLKEVHGIEPASGGGAVMMAGPAGGGDDAGAAEEKTEFDVEMTSFGDNKIGVIKVVRSATGLGLKEAKEAVEGVPTKLKEGVSKEEAEKLKADLEEAGAKVEIK; this is encoded by the coding sequence ATGAGCGATGAAGCCGTGGCGGAAGCCGCTGAAACCTCCTTCTCCGACGCCATCAAGGAGATGGGCGACAAGATCGTCGGCCTGACCCTGAAGGAAGCGAAGGAGCTGAGCGATTACCTGAAGGAAGTGCACGGCATCGAGCCGGCTTCCGGTGGTGGCGCTGTCATGATGGCCGGCCCGGCCGGCGGTGGCGACGACGCCGGCGCCGCTGAGGAGAAGACCGAGTTCGACGTCGAGATGACTTCGTTCGGTGACAACAAGATCGGCGTCATCAAGGTCGTCCGCAGCGCGACCGGCCTGGGCCTCAAGGAGGCCAAGGAAGCGGTCGAGGGCGTCCCGACCAAGCTGAAGGAAGGCGTCTCGAAAGAAGAGGCCGAGAAGCTCAAGGCGGACCTCGAAGAAGCCGGCGCGAAGGTCGAGATCAAGTGA